The nucleotide sequence GCGTCACTCGCCAAGGCGAGAAAACAAGGGGAAGGACAATTTATGTTGCCAATCGTAAGTGCCCAGTTCGTCCGGGCTTGTGGAGTTGCCGGGCTTGTAGCGGGGCTGACGATGATCTCACCTGCCGCCGCCGAGGTCGACAAGAAGGCGGTCCTCGATACCTATGCGGATATCGCCGAGGCCGGCTACGAGGACTCTCTGGCCGCGGCCAAGACGCTCGATGCGGCCATCGACAAGCTGATCGCCGATCCCTCCGAGGAGACGCTTGCCGCCGCCAAGGACGCCTGGCGGGCCGCCCGCATCCCCTATCAGCAGACCGAGGCGTTCCGCTTCGGCAACCCGATCGTCGACGACTGGGAAGGCAAGGTGAACGCCTGGCCGCTCGACGAGGGCCTGATCGACTACGTGAAGACCGACACTTACGGCATGGAGTCGGACGAGAACGAGCTCTTCACGGCCAACGTCATCGCCAATGAGACGATCACCATCGGCGGCAAGGAGATCGACACCTCCAAGATCACGCCGGAGCTTCTCGGCGAGACCCTGCACGAGGCCGGCGAGGTCGAGGCGAACGTGGCCACCGGCTACCACGCCATCGAATTCCTGCTCTGGGGCCAGGACGTCAACGGCACCGATGCCGGCGCAGGAACCCGTCCGGCGACCGACTTCGACACCGCCAACTGCACCGGCGGCCATTGCGACCGCCGCGCGGCCTACCTGAAGGCGGCCTCGACGCTGATGATCAGCGACCTGGAAGAGATCGTCGCGGCCTGGTCTGAGGGCGGCGCTGCCCGCGAGGACGTGATGGACGCCGATGGCGGTATCGTTCGCATCCTCACTGGCATGGGCTCGCTCTCCTATGGCGA is from Rhodobium gokarnense and encodes:
- a CDS encoding imelysin family protein; the protein is MISPAAAEVDKKAVLDTYADIAEAGYEDSLAAAKTLDAAIDKLIADPSEETLAAAKDAWRAARIPYQQTEAFRFGNPIVDDWEGKVNAWPLDEGLIDYVKTDTYGMESDENELFTANVIANETITIGGKEIDTSKITPELLGETLHEAGEVEANVATGYHAIEFLLWGQDVNGTDAGAGTRPATDFDTANCTGGHCDRRAAYLKAASTLMISDLEEIVAAWSEGGAAREDVMDADGGIVRILTGMGSLSYGELAGERMKLGLLLHDPEEEHDCFSDNTHMSHFLDAKGISNVYHGKYTRIDGSVVEGASLSDLVAEKNADLDKELSGKLEATMAAMTTMKERAEGGEAYDQMIGEGNDEGNAVVQAAIDALVDQTRSIERVVAELDLDAIDFEGSDSLDNPNAVFQ